The Tolypothrix sp. PCC 7712 region ACAAGATGTCCACCCCACAAGAAAAATTATTGCAACATTTTAGCTGTGTCAATCCACTACAAACTTTGGCAAGATTTTGATACGTGAGGCCGATCGCATCGCCATATCAATTATCTACGGGATTTTGATGTAGAGGAATTTCGATTGTAAATTCTGTGCCTTCACCAATCGTAGAATGACACTGTAATTTACCACGATGTTTTTCACTAATAATTTTATAACTAATAGATAAACCTAAGCCTGTACCTTTACCTATCGGCTTGGTAGTAAAGAAAGGTTCAAATAATCGCTGGCGGATATGTTCGGGAATTCCCGCACCATTATCGCTAATTTTAATTACAGCCTGTTGACTTGGGGATAATAGAGTTGTGATAGAAATCTGTAAATTTTGCGGTTTTTGATGAGCGATAAATGTTTCTTCTAAAGCATCAATAGCATTAGCCAAAATATTCATAAATACTTGATTAAGCTGCCCAGGATAGCATTCTACTAAAGGCAGATTACCGGATTGTTTAATAATTACTATTTCTGGACGTTTATCATTGGCTTTGAGACGATGTCCCAAAATCATTAAAGTACTGTCAATACCTGCATGAATATCTACTGCTTTCATTTCTGCTTCATCTAAGCGAGAAAAATTCCGCAGGGATAAAACAATTTCTGTGATTCTTGCAGTGCCGATTTTCATAGAACTGAGTAATTGTGGTAAATCGGCAAGCATAAAATCAATATCAATGGCATTAGCAAAGGCTTGAATTTCTGGCGTGGGATTGGGATAATGCTGTTGATAAAGTTGCAGTAATTTATATAAGTCTTGAATATATTCAATAGCAGGAGTCAGATTACCAGAAATAAAATTAACTGGGTTGTTAATTTCATGGGCGACTCCGGCTACTAACTGTCCTAAGCCAGACATCTTCTCACTTTGGATTAATTGGCTGGCTAATTGTTGGGCTTCTGCTTTCAATTCTGCTTCTGAATGTCGCAATATTTCTTCTGCTTGTTTGCGTTTTGTAATATCGTGGAGAATCACAACATATTCTTGAAAATATTGATGGGGACGATCAGAAATCGCAACTTCTAAAATTGTGTTGCTACCGTTGGCGGTAAAAGTTTGTTCACTGCGTTTTGTCCATTGTTGTGGATTTGTAACTAATGTTGGTAGCCATTTATTAAGGTGTTTTCCTAACAAATCTGCTGGATTTACATGAAATAACAATTCTGTGGCGGGGTTGGCTTGGAGAATAATCCCTTTTTCATCGGTGACGAGAATAGCATCTTGGGCGATTGTAAATAGATGTTCGGCTGCTTCTCGTGCTTCTGCGATCGCCACTACTTGCGGTAAACTTGTCCAACAGGCGATCGCTACTCCTACAAATGTGATCGTCATCAGTAAGACAATAAATAAATTCTCACCCCCCATATTTGCGGCTTGATTCAGCTGGAAACCAAATAACCAACCAACTGCAACAGCGCTACATAACAGAAAAATCAGGATGCTTACCTGAAGCATAACTGAATCTTGGGCAATGATTGTCGGGCGAGAGCGATCGCGTTTGATCCACCAAAGGGGATGAAAAGGCGGAACATTAACGCGGCTAATTGTGGCATCAATGCCAATAATCCCAATCGGAAGCAATAAACCCATGAGAAATTCTCGCCATCCCCAAGCTAAACCCCCTACGAACAGAACTACAACTTCTACTAATAAAATACCTAGTGTGATTCGTGGGAATAACACTTCTGGTTTGTGCCGTTGTAGCCAGATTCCTAGCTGTACCGCCATAATCGAGATAAACCAGCCAACATTACCCACAACCACAATTGCAGCGACATTTCCCCAAATTAAGCACCCAAGGCTAAGTACGAGTGTTAATCCCAAAGCCGGGCCAAATACACCCCAACGAGAAACTACGGCAAACACAGGTGAGAGATATTGATCGCGTGCTAGTTGATACAGAATACGGGGACAGTTAGAAACCACAGTTGCACAAGCCAAAAGACAAGCAGCCGTGAGTAAAAAGGTGATCATCAAGCCAGCTATATCTCCCCAGAAGGGTTTGGCAGCAGCTA contains the following coding sequences:
- a CDS encoding ATP-binding protein, giving the protein MSDFAPVNPSLNGNLTRSLSSLETWGFGLTGHILWIAVIPAIHAALGSQAIFVWIPAVLCGMLLNYQMQHLGFHFQNVAGGTPNYASKLLKRYPGLARYSALGYYFSWVSVLPVNAIVLTDLIEVNLATLNLTFPKLALEIALTLLPFVLAFSGTRALSILHLFFVLPAFGLLLIFAFQGLGWLAFSSESPGFFPNHLSLIGFGDWAKWFLYVTYATYACETAASFVADSQHPTKTLFSLKVAAWLMLPIYLGASWVVMRLATAANLKDSAFLNLLAAAKPFWGDIAGLMITFLLTAACLLACATVVSNCPRILYQLARDQYLSPVFAVVSRWGVFGPALGLTLVLSLGCLIWGNVAAIVVVGNVGWFISIMAVQLGIWLQRHKPEVLFPRITLGILLVEVVVLFVGGLAWGWREFLMGLLLPIGIIGIDATISRVNVPPFHPLWWIKRDRSRPTIIAQDSVMLQVSILIFLLCSAVAVGWLFGFQLNQAANMGGENLFIVLLMTITFVGVAIACWTSLPQVVAIAEAREAAEHLFTIAQDAILVTDEKGIILQANPATELLFHVNPADLLGKHLNKWLPTLVTNPQQWTKRSEQTFTANGSNTILEVAISDRPHQYFQEYVVILHDITKRKQAEEILRHSEAELKAEAQQLASQLIQSEKMSGLGQLVAGVAHEINNPVNFISGNLTPAIEYIQDLYKLLQLYQQHYPNPTPEIQAFANAIDIDFMLADLPQLLSSMKIGTARITEIVLSLRNFSRLDEAEMKAVDIHAGIDSTLMILGHRLKANDKRPEIVIIKQSGNLPLVECYPGQLNQVFMNILANAIDALEETFIAHQKPQNLQISITTLLSPSQQAVIKISDNGAGIPEHIRQRLFEPFFTTKPIGKGTGLGLSISYKIISEKHRGKLQCHSTIGEGTEFTIEIPLHQNPVDN